The Lolium perenne isolate Kyuss_39 chromosome 6, Kyuss_2.0, whole genome shotgun sequence genome segment ctatacctggtcaggaaggtgatggagatgcctcgcttagtttcctgcatggcatacacgtaaacattaaatacgagcctcgatcggctctcaggttatcctgtgaatcggctcaaggagccgatccacccatgattcgtacgaggtgcacgaatatatggtggtcctgcttgatcaagataaagctaatgcgatctacgatgatttagggttttcaccgcataatcggatcatcctactcacgattgggcctcgcggccacgcacggtgatcgtaagccgatcctagacaaggcctaaaaaccaacacgaggttgatccccggaacatcctgtctaggactagcaaacgacaccctacgtgccgctggatcctccaaccctttgtaaggcctaactattgcagatattaaactaatccttgaagaacaaggagcaaccataacggatcggatctactaaataatgatcaagcggggtgccgcccccacacctaagataggtgtgagggcggctagatatgcaagggttgcactacgatagcatataatacgaagaacaatgctaaccctaacatatctaagataactacgttgctcgccatcaaaaaggcttcagtacgagcaacgcatgaacaacataaagcttctgctgcctagatcgcaagatgcgatctaggcagcatgatgcttaccggtagaaaccctcgagacgaaggagttggcgatgcgccgagattgatttgttggttgaacgttggttgttgtttatttcataaaccctagatacatatttatagtccaggggactttctaacgtgggaataatcccaaccgcgcacgaggcaaactctaactaaccgacacgtaatctactatgttacagatacaagggcaaaatagcccaaactttgcataacaggccgattcacgtaatttttCTATGTATATTccttaaatccatcttgatcgcggcccacctctgactcggtcaaattctggtgataataggagcctatttaagggctccttcttccccaacacgattttatctctcctctctctctctcctccattgttgctgagcttaatccttgaggatctccccaaccatccaaccaatcttgcccaaactttgaggagtggtggagcagaccccgatctatagttctaccaagagagatttcagcaatacaagctattccttagtggatcttggtggtagggttcctatggtgggacattggagatgtgcagctatggagcctagcttggtgatgtactagctccatagggtgttgggagcacccttgtgtgtggagctcgccccaaccttgtgaatgaatcaccgcctcgaccggtgccttagtggaagagggagagcaccttcgtggagctctctcgaggaagaaggtgaggccttccttcgtggtgtggccgtctagtatcttgtgtgagactagcacctcctcaacgcagacgtacttcctattgtggaaggaactgcgggaaacaaacctcgcctcgtctccgcgccctcagttgtctcgctccttactcttactatcttgttgattcctttgcttgttgcacttgtccaagtatcattgtaggatcaccctatcgctaaagttatcacctttaccttccgttgcactaaaaattgaaaacgactaaaacttgccgtagcgccattcacccccctcttgttcgctacgatccattcaagcttCCAACCATGAACAACCATGGCGACACCGGGGACAGAACCACTTGGGTCGCCATAGCGGGAGTCAATCATGGCGGAGCAGAATAGCCTCCATAGACGGAGGCTTTTGGTGACCTTGAGCTGGCCTTCCAGCGCCAGCAGCCAAGGAGGGAGTGGCCGCCCTTCGGCCTGAAAAGTCGACGGCAGAAACGCCGTCGAGGATGCACTCCCAGGAGCCTCGTCTTCAAGAAGAAGTTCCTTCGCTGTAGAACTCGACGCAGGACTCCGATCTTCCCCGTTCTCTCCAGATCCTGCCAGATCTAGATAGATCTTAGGACGAATTGTTCCTTCCGCCTCCATGGCGGCAAGAACAGGGTCAGATCTATCCAGATCTTGCAGCTCTGAAGCACCTTCGGGCTTATTCTTCAAGGAGGGCGAGGGGACGCTGCTGctcacctccggctccgcccatCGGAGCTCCGCGAGCAGAAACCTCACCACCACCGGCCACCGAGCACCGCCCGCGAGTGCTGGCCGCCAGATCTCCATCGGCATAGCGCCAGACTCCACTAAGGGAACAACAACTACATCTACACTACTATGTACAGAGAGGGCCCGACCTCCCCTCTCCCAGTCACtctggccggcgaggccgccggaggagagggagaggggagcCGGCGGAGAGGAGAAGACTCTCAAGGCTACTGTTCAGCCGTGAGAGCTAGGAGGGGGGAAATCATGGATTGCTCTCTTTCTCATAGTTGGCGTATTTAATAGCTTTCGCCAACAACGTGAGCTACAATATAGTACTCTGCTTCAGCGCTTGATCTATAGGGTTAGTTAGTGTTGTTGTCcctaaggaggaggagcagagcgAGGGCATCTTCCCTTCTCAAAACTGTAGAGGCATCCTACTCCATCTCCTCATGCGTTGGTGACTGGTTCGTAGTGCATTCCATCTATTCATGGCCGGCTTTGACCCATGGCCACCATGGGCGACGGCCATGGGCGCATGGCTGGAGGGGGCCCATGATCAGGTCTTGCTTTGCACCCTGGCTAACTGCTGTTTTGTTTTGGGCTAAGATAATTTGCAGTTGCAGAGGCATGCCCGACGAGCCCACTTCAGCTTGCTCCTAAATACGGTTCTAGTGTTACATTAGGTTTCTAGTTTCACGTTCTTAATTCCTTCACGATTAAAGTGTTCCAATGTTTGCCAAAGATATAACTCTGGTGCTAAGAAAAATAATAAAAGAAAACAAGAGAACTAGTTTATTGAATTGAAAATGGGATATTTTAATTGAATTAGATCTCCTAAATAATTTTGCATCTAGAAATGCCCTGATTTTACTTCGTGAAGCACCAAAGCATTATTCTCGATGTAGTTATTGGAATTCTCGATCCGGCGAATTGGGGCCGCATCCGCAACCGCCACCCAATGAGCAAGCCGCGCTGGGACGGAGCACGCCATGCCCACTTCCCCGACCACGGGCTCGCGATGGACGCCGCGGCGACCGCGCCCTCGTCGTCGAACCCTAGCTTCTCCGCGAGCGGGACAGCGGCGGCTCGGCGAGGGAGAAGGCGACCCTCCGCGCCGCCGCATCCTCACCTACTCGACCCTCCGCGCGCCGTGATCTCCAGCCCCGCGGTTCTCCCGGATGCGgcctcggccgccgccgccaatggCTATGGGCCTCTGGGCGAGGTCCATGGCGACCTTCACCCGCACGTGAGTCCCTTTCCCAGCCAGCTGATTTTGTGCCAGTGTAGCGAATTATTGGGGTGATCTGAATGCAGTTTTGGTTTCGGCGGGTGCTACAGGTGCTGTCTGAGAAGGGGGGCGCCAAGTCCATCGCGTTCGAGGAGATCACCTGGTTCCGGAGGAGAAGTCCGGAGGAATCACCATCTCAACGGTCTGTTCCCAGCCATTTTCGGCCATATTGTTCTTTGTTCATCTCCATTTCCAAATAAATTGGTGATCTATTAATCCAGTGCAATTGTTTTGTGTAGGCGCATGTGGAGTACGAGACTGCTGAAAGACATTATGCTCACGTGGACTGCCCAGCCACTGATTATGTCAAGGTAACTGTTATGGGCTTAGTTCTTTAATCTAGCGAAACCATCTTATACAGAAATAAGGAAGGCCATGTATTTTCAATTCAGAAATTTTGGTGACTGTTTGACTGCATTTCCAAATTGATGAAATGAAATACCAAGCTTGCTTTGACTTGTAGTAGGTTTCATCTGCTTCCAGCTCAATCCATGATCTCAGAATGGATACTAGGGCATCTGAATTTTCCAATCTAGAGCTTATAGAATCCTTCATTGTCTACTACACACACTGCTCTGACGCTTGCATGCTTTTGATTTGCTGTGGATCATTTAGAACATGATCGCCGGAGCTACTCAAATGGGCGTTTGTATTCTCGTTGTGTCAGCTCCTAATGGCCCCATGCCCCAAACAACGGAGCATATTCTTCTAGCTAGACAGGTTTGAAATTTTGAGAGATCTTTCCCTGCAACGTTTTTTTAGCTGCTATTTTTGCACTTCTGAGACCGATGGATTTGTCATTCCTATTTTCTAGTTTGGTGTGCCATCACTTGTTTGTTTCCTGAAATTCCTGTAGTTTGCAGCTTATTTACACCCACTGTATAATGTTTGAACTGTTTGCTTGTTATAAACTTATTTTTTTTTCCATCTACAAATGTCACTGAACTGTATGGTAATTTAGGACAGTCATCTAGCAAACATGAAAATTCCGAACCAGTCGAACTTCACTACGTTCTAATTTATCTACATGTTTAACAGGCATTTAATCAGGGACCACCTAAAATGTTTGTTTTATTAACCTATATATATGTGTCGTACTACTTCTGTTAGAATAAAGAGATGGGCAACATGATACATAAGTTCTCTGCACTATATTTACGTTGGATCCTAGCTTGGAAAGTTCATTGTCTGGATCATCCATCCAATCATTGTAGGCACTCCGTTGGGTGTTTCTACAAAAGTTGTCGTCAGATCAGCGTAGTGGTTTAACTTCTTAGGCCGAAAGCCTGAGATCGATAGGAATTCAGCATATTTCCTCCACCACCGGCTTTGTCCGAAAAGTTGGCTTTGATATCAAGCAATGTTTTGTTGGATCTGTGATGGGCCATCGGTTAGCATGATTTAACGCTGCAATATACATATCTCTTCATAGGTGATATACGGGTAGAGCTAGCAGCATGCAGAGTGAATAGCTCCTTAATAATTTTTGCATCGATCTGTCGTTTTCAGTCTTCTACTTTCCCCTCTCATATCTGATGCGTCCTTGTTGTTCCTTAATCTGGGACTGACTCTCCAGAGGCACTAGCATGCAGGCACTCGTTTTCATGAGAATTCCATTTGCGTTCTTGCTCTGTTCAGTTAACACATGTTATTTGAGTTCGTTTTTCTCCCCTGCCAACACCACATGCTGTTTTTAGTACAATATTCGTCTCCGTTTGCTAAATTGAATTATGACTTCTCTCAAGGTACAATGCTGAAGACTGGGATCAACTGAAGGTGATGCTGAGATAAATTGTGATGGTTTCTGAATAGGAAACATAGCGATGATGTTCACAGAGTGTTCTTAGTGAGGCATAGTGAGATATGTGTTGAAAATGCACTAGATACTATGTTGCCACTATGTGCTTATTCTTGTATGACATTATATATGTTCATATTGTGTGCTTCTTGTATGCTGCCATTATTTTTATATGTTTATAGTTTGATTCCTTTTGGGACTGCTCAAAATACCAGTTCTCTAATAGGAGTAAACATGAGTCTGTTGTGGTGTTTTGATTGATCATCACTCGAAAGATTGTATGCATATTTTATCGAGATAGTAATATGTTGTGGCTAGATCTGTTGTCATGGATATATCTTTTGAATGTACATCTAAGATCTCTGGTTTAGTAATCCCAACAGTAATAGCTTATTGCTAATCCTTTAATCTTCGTTTCAGATTGCCTCTGAGGGTCTCAAGCACAGGGTTTTTAAAGTGTCCCTAGCTGATCTTAACAACGATGAGGACAAGGCTTACAGGAAGATCAGACTCCGTGCTGAGGATGTCCAGGGGATGAATGCCCTTACGAACTTCTGGGTATTGTTTGAAAGGGTTGATGATGCGTTCTGGTAGAAGCATTGTCTTGGTCTTTCAATAACTGGAAATGCATCGATAAGCATGTGAGTTATCCTACTCTATTTTTTTGTCTTGCTGATCAGATCGCTTCCTCTTAGATCCTGGAATAAATTAACTCTCTTATGTTCATTACTTCTACCATACATTTTGCTGAGAAACTTTTTGATAGCTTAAAAATGGCAAGAAAACTTGTTCTCTGTTCTACATTTTACTTAACAGTGATAAGAATCATGTTAATGCCTCGTGAACCATACATTGAATTCAGTTTCACCCTATCAAAATATGTAGCGCAATTGTTTTAGTTGCTACAAACTCTGAATCTAGAGGTGACATACTGACCATTGTgtttttattctctttttttcttaaAGGGTGTCGGTAATGTGAGAATTTGTTGTTGAACTATAGATTGGAGTGCCTCCTTAATTCAGATCTTTTATGTAGTTGTAGAATCTCGTGTGAGTTATTGTCAGACAAGTTGACACCACTGAATCTTGCGAATCAGAGACATTGTCATACTCCTCACCTGAAATCAACTGTTTTGCTCATTTATGTTGGTCCTTAGACATGTATCAACTAGCTGATGCATGGTATGCGTAATGCGCTTGTTTGGATTTTTTCCCCTGTATATGCTGGTGCGGATATATTTTAAATCATAAACTACGATGCATGCTTTTCTGCTACATTACTGAGTTTTGTATAGAAAAGATGTCAAATGTGCTCTGCTCTGAGCTTTGCAAGTTAAGTGCTTTGTGGTCATACTAAGAATTAACTAGGCTGGAGTAGTTCATGCTTTATGCAATATCATCGTCTCTTAAATTGGTTACCTATAGCTATGGACCCTTGCAGCTCTTGTTCTTAAGACCTTTTATTAGTTAACAGTAAAACTGCTCCACCTAGGAGCCTCCACAGCGTTTAGGCATCCTAAACCATCCGATACGCTCACTAAACGGCCTTGATCATTCGGCATTGGAATTCTGGTGTCTACTTTTAGATCTGATCATCTTATTGTGTAATTTATTTTTGTTTTCACGATGTTACCTTCGATGGTTGGACTACATCTTAAAATCTACTCTGCTCTGTCTTGATTACATCTACATCACTCAGGCATAACAAAAAGATGGGTTCCGAGCCATGATCATCTAATTGTGCTTGAAATTTGGAGAAGTTACTATAAAAACAATTAATTAGATGTGCTTCCTACTGATTAAATTACAAGCTGCATTTTCCTGTTTCTTGGATGGAGGTAAATTTACTGTCCACATGAAATCATCTTAAAGTATTTGGCATGTATCTTCCTCACTGACAGCCACAGTCAAAACTCAGTTCATCTTCGAGATCATGCCCCGGCTCGCTGGAATCGTTTCTGGTGCCGCCGTCTCTGCAGTCTTCTCTTGGCCGGCGTTCCCACAGTGAATGTCTTACTACTAATTGGCACTAAATCTTGGTGTGGTTAAAATTTCATACAAATAATATCCAGTGTTTGTGCAGAATCAGATCACTTTGTCATTATAGGTTTGAGTTGGATTTCGAGTTATTATTCATATCGAACAATCAAAGCGGGAACTTTTATTAAACATAAATTACTATGTAGCATCATATCAAGTTATCAAGAATTAGCAGGTTCATTTTTGGAAACACCAGTAGCATCATTGTGCGTA includes the following:
- the LOC127305107 gene encoding uncharacterized protein codes for the protein MSKPRWDGARHAHFPDHGLAMDAAATAPSSSNPSFSASGTAAARRGRRRPSAPPHPHLLDPPRAVISSPAVLPDAASAAAANGYGPLGEVHGDLHPHVLSEKGGAKSIAFEEITWFRRRSPEESPSQRRMWSTRLLKDIMLTWTAQPLIMSRYNAEDWDQLKIASEGLKHRVFKVSLADLNNDEDKAYRKIRLRAEDVQGMNALTNFWVLFERVDDAFW